From one Streptomyces spiramyceticus genomic stretch:
- a CDS encoding ABC transporter permease produces MPEALEATVKDEPAAKTDAQPAAGKPEKPRSLWSDAWHDLRRNPLFVVSGILIVVLLTMAIAPGLFTSADPRYADLAKHYLQKPNWGNVFAEDWLGYDIQGRSIYARVIYGARASISVGVVVTVLVTIFGGVVGMLAGYFGGWIDTLLSRVTDIFFGVPFILGAMVVLTSFEDRALYVVILALAFLGWTQIARVARGSVITIKQADYVMAAKALGASTSRILLRHILPNAVAPVIVVATIALGGYISAEATLSFLGIGLAEPTVSWGVDISSGAEQLRNAPFVLILPSIMVSITVLAFIMLGDAVRNALDPKLR; encoded by the coding sequence ATGCCTGAGGCACTCGAAGCCACCGTCAAGGACGAGCCGGCGGCCAAGACCGACGCCCAGCCCGCGGCCGGCAAGCCCGAAAAGCCGCGCAGCCTCTGGTCCGACGCCTGGCACGACCTGCGGCGCAACCCGCTGTTCGTGGTCTCCGGGATCCTGATCGTGGTGCTGCTGACCATGGCCATCGCGCCCGGCCTGTTCACCAGCGCCGACCCGCGCTACGCCGACCTGGCCAAGCACTACCTCCAGAAGCCCAATTGGGGCAACGTATTCGCGGAGGACTGGCTCGGTTACGACATCCAGGGCCGGTCCATCTACGCCCGCGTGATCTACGGCGCCCGCGCCTCGATCTCGGTCGGCGTGGTCGTGACGGTTCTCGTCACGATCTTCGGCGGCGTCGTGGGCATGCTCGCCGGCTACTTCGGCGGCTGGATCGACACGCTCTTGTCGCGCGTCACCGACATCTTCTTCGGTGTCCCCTTCATCCTCGGTGCGATGGTGGTGCTGACCTCCTTCGAGGACCGCGCCCTGTACGTCGTGATCCTGGCCCTCGCCTTTCTCGGCTGGACCCAGATCGCCCGTGTCGCCCGCGGCTCGGTCATCACCATCAAGCAGGCCGACTACGTCATGGCGGCGAAGGCGCTCGGCGCCTCCACCTCCCGCATCCTGCTGCGCCACATCCTGCCCAACGCGGTGGCCCCGGTGATCGTGGTCGCCACCATCGCGCTCGGCGGCTACATCTCGGCCGAGGCCACGCTGTCCTTCCTGGGCATCGGTCTTGCCGAGCCGACCGTCTCGTGGGGTGTCGACATCTCGTCGGGTGCCGAGCAGCTGCGCAACGCGCCGTTCGTTCTGATCCTGCCGTCGATCATGGTGTCCATCACGGTTCTGGCGTTCATCATGCTCGGCGATGCGGTACGCAACGCCCTCGACCCCAAGCTGCGCTGA
- a CDS encoding ABC transporter ATP-binding protein: protein MTIIDKTADVPAPRGSTENSGPLLDVRDLHVEFKTRDGVVKAVNGVNYSVAAGETLAVLGESGSGKSVTAQAIMGILDMPPGRIPQGEILFRGQDMLTMGYEERRKIRGQKIAMIFQDALSSLNPVLTVGYQLGEMFRVHQGLSKKDAKAKAIDLMDRVRIPAAKERVNDYPHQFSGGMRQRIMIAMALALEPDLIIADEPTTALDVTVQAQVMDLLAELQREYNMGLILITHDLGVVADVADKIAVMYAGRIVETAPVHELYKRPAHPYTRGLLDSIPRLDQKGQELYAIKGLPPNLLKIPSGCAFNPRCPKAQDICRTDIPALAPVTEQDGGELPGRGSACHFWKEQIHG from the coding sequence ATGACCATCATCGACAAGACCGCAGATGTTCCCGCGCCCCGAGGTTCGACCGAGAACAGCGGACCGCTGCTCGACGTACGCGACCTGCACGTGGAGTTCAAGACCCGCGACGGCGTCGTCAAGGCCGTCAACGGCGTCAACTACAGCGTCGCCGCCGGCGAGACCCTCGCCGTCCTCGGTGAGTCCGGCTCCGGCAAGTCCGTGACGGCGCAGGCCATCATGGGCATCCTCGACATGCCGCCCGGCCGCATCCCACAGGGAGAGATCCTCTTCCGCGGCCAGGACATGCTGACCATGGGCTACGAGGAGCGGCGGAAGATCCGCGGCCAGAAGATCGCGATGATCTTCCAGGACGCGCTGTCCTCCCTCAATCCGGTGCTCACCGTCGGCTACCAGCTCGGCGAGATGTTCCGCGTACACCAGGGCCTGTCCAAGAAGGACGCCAAGGCCAAGGCCATCGACTTGATGGACCGGGTGCGCATTCCGGCGGCGAAGGAGCGGGTCAACGACTACCCGCACCAGTTCTCCGGCGGCATGCGCCAGCGCATCATGATCGCGATGGCGCTGGCTCTGGAGCCGGACCTGATCATCGCGGACGAGCCCACCACGGCGCTCGACGTGACCGTTCAGGCGCAGGTCATGGACCTCCTCGCGGAGCTTCAGCGCGAGTACAACATGGGCCTGATCCTGATCACCCACGACCTCGGCGTCGTCGCCGACGTCGCGGACAAGATCGCGGTCATGTACGCGGGCCGGATCGTCGAGACCGCGCCGGTCCACGAGCTGTACAAGCGCCCCGCGCACCCGTACACCCGTGGCCTGCTCGACTCGATCCCGCGCCTGGACCAGAAGGGCCAGGAGCTCTACGCGATCAAGGGCCTGCCGCCCAACCTGCTGAAGATTCCGTCCGGTTGCGCCTTCAACCCGCGCTGCCCGAAGGCGCAGGACATCTGCCGTACGGACATCCCGGCCCTGGCGCCGGTCACCGAGCAGGACGGCGGCGAGCTGCCCGGCCGCGGCAGCGCGTGCCACTTCTGGAAGGAGCAGATCCATGGCTGA
- a CDS encoding ABC transporter ATP-binding protein has product MAELKKNDEAAVDATPNVTAVETVDASTTQEAVAAIEAPVERGEPILQVRNLVKHFPLTQGILFKKQVGAVKAVDGISFDLYQGETLGIVGESGCGKSTVAKLLMTLETATAGEVFYKGQDITKLSGRALKAVRRNIQMVFQDPYTSLNPRMTVGDIIGEPYDIHPEVAPKGDRRRKVQELLDVVGLNPEYINRYPHQFSGGQRQRIGIARGLALQPEIIICDEPVSALDVSVQAQVINLMEKLQDEFNLSYLFIAHDLSIVRHISDRVGVMYLGKMAEIGTDTQIYDHPTHPYTQALLSAVPVPDPEAREGRERIILTGDVPSPANPPSGCRFRTRCWKAQDKCAEEVPLLAVPERFKSSDTPAAHESACHFAEVKDVVHAA; this is encoded by the coding sequence ATGGCTGAGCTGAAGAAGAACGACGAGGCTGCCGTGGACGCTACGCCGAACGTCACTGCGGTCGAGACCGTCGACGCCTCCACCACCCAGGAGGCGGTGGCGGCGATCGAGGCCCCGGTCGAACGGGGCGAGCCGATCCTCCAGGTCCGCAACCTGGTCAAGCACTTCCCGCTGACCCAGGGGATCCTGTTCAAGAAGCAGGTCGGTGCGGTCAAGGCGGTCGACGGCATCTCCTTCGACCTGTACCAGGGCGAGACGCTCGGCATCGTGGGCGAGTCCGGCTGTGGCAAGTCCACGGTCGCCAAGCTCCTCATGACGCTGGAGACGGCGACGGCGGGCGAGGTCTTCTACAAGGGCCAGGACATCACCAAGCTGTCCGGGCGCGCGCTCAAGGCCGTACGCCGCAACATCCAGATGGTGTTCCAGGACCCGTACACCTCGCTCAACCCCCGTATGACGGTGGGCGACATCATCGGTGAGCCGTACGACATCCACCCCGAGGTGGCGCCGAAGGGCGACCGCCGGAGGAAGGTCCAGGAGCTCCTGGACGTGGTCGGTCTCAACCCGGAGTACATCAACCGGTACCCGCACCAGTTCTCGGGCGGCCAGCGCCAGCGCATCGGCATCGCCCGCGGCCTCGCGCTCCAGCCCGAGATCATCATCTGCGACGAGCCGGTGTCGGCACTGGACGTCTCCGTCCAGGCGCAGGTCATCAACCTGATGGAGAAGCTCCAGGACGAGTTCAACCTGTCGTACCTCTTCATCGCGCACGACCTGTCGATCGTCCGGCACATCTCGGACCGGGTCGGCGTCATGTACCTCGGCAAGATGGCCGAGATCGGTACGGACACGCAGATCTACGACCACCCGACGCACCCCTACACCCAGGCGCTGCTGTCGGCGGTCCCGGTCCCCGACCCGGAGGCCCGCGAGGGCCGGGAGCGGATCATCCTCACCGGCGACGTCCCGTCCCCGGCGAACCCGCCGTCCGGCTGCCGCTTCCGTACGCGCTGCTGGAAGGCCCAGGACAAGTGCGCCGAGGAGGTCCCGCTGCTGGCGGTCCCCGAGCGCTTCAAGTCCTCGGACACCCCGGCGGCCCACGAGTCGGCGTGCCACTTCGCCGAGGTGAAGGACGTCGTGCACGCGGCGTAG
- a CDS encoding peptide ABC transporter substrate-binding protein, with amino-acid sequence MRGAAQAKWAACAVAVALAASACGGGGAGGAEGVVSSSWADPQNPLEPANTNEVQGGKVLDMLFRGLKRYDAKTGEAKDMVAEKIETKDAQNFTVTIKDGWAFSNGEKVTAKSFVDAWNYGAHLKNNQKNAPFFGQIEGYDEVHPETGQATADTLSGLKVTNDRTFTVKLTQKFSTWPETLGYAAFVPLPRAFFDDHDAWLSKPVGNGPYTVESYAKGSQLSMRKWDGYNGPDKAQNGGVDLKVYTDNNTAYTDLTAGNLDLVDDVPASQLKNVEADLGDRYINVPAGIIQTLAFPFYDERWGAEGLERVRTGLSRAIDRRQITDTIFQKTRTPAKDWTSPVLGKEGGFDDGLCGDACEFDPEEAKKLVEEGGGIPGGTLKISYNADTGSHKDWVDAVCNSINNALGKANSCVGNPIGTFADSRNQITQSKMTGPFRAGWQMDYPLIQNFLQPLYYTNASSNDGKWSSPEFDRLVDEANAESDVAKVIAKFQEAEKVVRDEMAAIPLWYQNGSAGYSERISNVALNPFSVPVYNEIKVS; translated from the coding sequence ATGCGCGGAGCCGCGCAGGCCAAGTGGGCCGCATGTGCCGTGGCGGTCGCACTCGCCGCCTCGGCGTGCGGTGGGGGCGGCGCAGGCGGCGCAGAGGGTGTGGTCAGTTCCTCCTGGGCCGACCCGCAGAACCCCCTGGAGCCCGCGAACACCAACGAGGTGCAGGGCGGCAAGGTCCTCGACATGCTCTTCCGCGGTCTCAAGCGCTACGACGCGAAGACCGGCGAGGCCAAGGACATGGTCGCCGAGAAGATCGAGACCAAGGACGCGCAGAACTTCACCGTCACGATCAAGGACGGCTGGGCTTTCAGCAACGGCGAGAAGGTCACCGCCAAGTCGTTCGTCGACGCCTGGAACTACGGCGCGCACCTCAAGAACAACCAGAAGAACGCGCCCTTCTTCGGCCAGATCGAGGGTTACGACGAGGTCCACCCGGAGACGGGCCAGGCCACCGCCGACACCCTCTCCGGCCTCAAGGTGACGAACGACAGGACCTTCACCGTCAAGCTGACCCAGAAGTTCTCCACCTGGCCCGAGACCCTCGGTTACGCCGCCTTCGTACCGCTGCCCAGGGCGTTCTTCGACGACCACGACGCGTGGCTGTCCAAGCCCGTCGGCAACGGCCCGTACACCGTCGAGTCGTACGCCAAGGGCTCCCAGCTGAGCATGCGCAAGTGGGACGGTTACAACGGCCCGGACAAGGCGCAGAACGGCGGCGTGGACCTCAAGGTCTACACCGACAACAACACCGCCTACACCGACCTGACCGCCGGCAACCTCGACCTGGTCGACGACGTGCCGGCCTCGCAGCTCAAGAACGTCGAGGCCGACCTCGGAGACCGGTACATCAACGTCCCGGCCGGCATCATCCAGACCCTCGCCTTCCCCTTCTACGACGAGAGGTGGGGCGCGGAAGGGCTGGAGAGGGTCCGTACGGGGCTGTCCAGGGCGATCGACCGCCGGCAGATCACCGACACGATCTTCCAGAAGACCCGTACCCCGGCCAAGGACTGGACCTCCCCGGTCCTGGGCAAGGAGGGCGGCTTCGACGACGGCCTGTGCGGTGACGCGTGCGAGTTCGACCCGGAGGAGGCCAAGAAGCTCGTCGAAGAGGGCGGCGGCATCCCCGGCGGCACCCTGAAGATCTCGTACAACGCGGACACCGGCTCCCACAAGGACTGGGTCGACGCCGTCTGCAACAGCATCAACAACGCGCTGGGCAAAGCCAATTCGTGCGTCGGCAACCCGATCGGCACCTTCGCCGACTCCCGCAACCAGATCACCCAGAGCAAGATGACCGGCCCCTTCCGGGCCGGCTGGCAGATGGACTACCCACTGATCCAGAACTTCCTCCAGCCGCTCTACTACACCAACGCCTCGTCCAACGACGGCAAGTGGTCCAGCCCGGAGTTCGACAGGCTCGTCGACGAGGCCAACGCCGAGAGCGATGTCGCGAAGGTGATCGCGAAGTTCCAGGAGGCGGAGAAGGTCGTACGCGACGAGATGGCCGCCATCCCGCTCTGGTACCAGAACGGCAGCGCGGGCTACTCCGAAAGGATCTCGAACGTGGCCCTGAACCCCTTCAGCGTCCCCGTCTACAACGAGATCAAGGTCAGCTGA
- a CDS encoding ABC transporter permease — translation MGRYVIRRLLQMIPVFLGATLLIFLMVNVMGDPIEGLCGPRACDPATAGRLRAEFGLDKPVWQQYLTYMGNVFTGDFGTAFNGQEVTELMSTAFPVTFRLTVVAIVFEIVIGISLGVLTGLRRGRPVDTGVLLLTLVVISIPTFVTGLLLQLLLGVKWGVIKPAVSPDAPVDELLLPGLVLASVSLAYVTRLTRTSVAENSRADYVRTAVAKGLPRRRVISRHLLRNSLIPVVTFIGTDVGALMGGAIVTERIFNIHGVGYQLYQGIVRQSSQTVVGFVTVLVLVFLLANLIVDLLYAVLDPRIRYA, via the coding sequence ATGGGACGTTACGTGATCCGGCGTCTGCTGCAGATGATCCCGGTCTTCCTCGGCGCCACGCTGCTGATCTTCCTGATGGTGAACGTGATGGGCGACCCCATCGAGGGCCTCTGCGGCCCCCGGGCGTGCGACCCCGCCACCGCCGGTCGGCTGCGCGCCGAGTTCGGGCTCGACAAGCCCGTGTGGCAGCAATACCTGACGTACATGGGCAACGTCTTCACCGGTGACTTCGGCACCGCCTTCAACGGCCAGGAGGTCACCGAGCTGATGTCGACGGCTTTCCCCGTCACCTTCCGGCTGACCGTCGTGGCCATCGTCTTCGAGATCGTCATCGGCATCAGCCTCGGCGTGCTCACCGGCCTGCGCCGCGGCCGCCCCGTCGACACCGGCGTCCTGCTCCTCACCCTCGTGGTGATCTCGATCCCGACCTTTGTCACCGGCCTGCTGCTCCAGCTGCTGCTCGGCGTGAAGTGGGGAGTCATCAAGCCCGCGGTCTCGCCCGATGCCCCGGTCGACGAACTGCTGCTGCCCGGCCTCGTCCTGGCCTCGGTCTCACTGGCGTACGTCACCCGCCTCACCAGGACATCCGTCGCCGAGAACTCCCGCGCCGACTACGTCCGTACGGCCGTCGCCAAGGGCCTGCCCAGACGCCGCGTCATCTCCAGGCACCTGCTGCGCAACTCACTCATCCCCGTGGTCACCTTCATCGGTACGGACGTGGGCGCCCTGATGGGCGGAGCCATCGTCACCGAGCGGATCTTCAACATCCACGGCGTCGGCTACCAGCTCTACCAGGGCATCGTCCGCCAGAGCTCCCAGACCGTCGTCGGCTTCGTGACCGTGCTGGTGCTGGTCTTCCTGCTGGCGAATCTGATCGTCGACCTCTTGTACGCCGTACTCGACCCGAGGATTCGTTATGCCTGA
- a CDS encoding ABC transporter permease — protein sequence MPEPKYDDGGAIGPTGAGGAMDLAVDEGATLKTSGGPEGTGPAGLDPSAASGGRARSLWSDAWRDLRRNPVFILSGLIIVFLVIISLWPSLIASGSPHQCDLARAQEGSQPGHPFGFDGQGCDVYTRTVYGARTSVTVGVCSTLGVALLGSILGGLAGFFGGAWDALLSRITDIFFGIPVVLGGLVFLSVITSTTVWPVIGFIVLLGWPQIARIARGSVITAKQNDYVQAARALGASSSRMLLRHVTPNAVAPVIVVATIALGTYISLEATLSYLGVGLKPPAVSWGIDISSASQYVRNAPHMLLWPAGALAITVLAFIMLGDAVRDALDPKLR from the coding sequence ATGCCTGAGCCGAAGTACGACGACGGGGGAGCCATCGGCCCGACCGGCGCCGGAGGGGCGATGGACCTTGCCGTGGACGAGGGCGCAACCCTCAAGACCTCGGGCGGCCCCGAGGGGACCGGCCCGGCGGGGCTGGATCCATCAGCCGCCTCCGGCGGACGGGCGCGCAGTCTCTGGTCCGACGCCTGGCGCGATCTGCGGCGCAACCCGGTCTTCATCCTCTCCGGCCTGATCATCGTCTTCCTCGTGATCATCTCGCTCTGGCCGTCGCTGATCGCGAGCGGCAGCCCGCACCAGTGCGACCTGGCCAGGGCCCAGGAGGGCTCCCAGCCCGGCCACCCCTTCGGCTTCGACGGCCAGGGCTGCGACGTCTACACGCGCACCGTCTACGGCGCCAGGACATCGGTCACCGTCGGCGTCTGCTCCACCCTCGGCGTGGCGCTGCTCGGCAGCATCCTGGGCGGGCTCGCCGGCTTCTTCGGCGGCGCGTGGGACGCGCTGCTGTCCCGTATCACCGACATCTTCTTCGGCATCCCCGTCGTCCTCGGCGGACTCGTCTTCCTCTCTGTCATCACCAGCACCACCGTCTGGCCGGTCATCGGATTCATCGTGCTGCTCGGCTGGCCGCAGATCGCCCGCATCGCGCGCGGCTCGGTCATCACCGCCAAACAGAACGACTACGTGCAGGCGGCGCGGGCACTGGGCGCGAGCAGCTCGCGGATGCTGCTGCGGCACGTCACTCCCAACGCCGTAGCCCCCGTCATCGTCGTGGCGACCATCGCGCTCGGTACGTACATCTCGCTGGAGGCGACCCTGTCGTACCTCGGCGTCGGCCTGAAACCGCCCGCCGTGTCCTGGGGCATCGACATCTCGTCCGCCTCGCAGTACGTCCGCAACGCCCCGCACATGCTGCTCTGGCCGGCGGGCGCGCTCGCGATCACGGTGCTCGCGTTCATCATGCTCGGCGACGCGGTGCGCGACGCCCTCGACCCCAAGCTGCGCTGA
- a CDS encoding ABC transporter ATP-binding protein translates to MLLEVRDLHVEFRMRDGIARAVNGVNYAVDEGETLAVLGESGSGKSVTAQAIMGILDMPPGKITGGEIVFQGRDQLTLKEDERRKVRGREMAMIFQDALSSLNPVLSVGDQLGEMFIVHKGMSRKEAKAKAVELMDRVRIPAAKERVGQYPHQFSGGMRQRIMIAMALALEPSLIIADEPTTALDVTVQAQVMELLAELQRELGMGLILITHDLGVVADVADKIAVMYAGKIVETAPVHPVYKAPAHPYTKGLLESIPRLDQKGQELYAIKGLPPNLMNIPPGCPFNPRCPLARDVCRTDVPPLYEVSEERGSACHFWQEALNG, encoded by the coding sequence ATGTTGCTCGAAGTGCGCGACCTGCACGTGGAATTCCGTATGCGCGACGGGATCGCCAGGGCCGTCAACGGCGTCAACTACGCCGTGGACGAAGGCGAGACGCTGGCCGTGCTCGGCGAGTCGGGCTCCGGGAAGTCCGTCACCGCGCAGGCGATCATGGGCATCCTCGACATGCCGCCCGGGAAGATCACCGGCGGCGAGATCGTCTTCCAGGGCCGCGATCAGCTGACGCTCAAGGAGGACGAGCGGCGGAAGGTCAGGGGCAGGGAAATGGCCATGATCTTCCAGGACGCGCTGTCCTCCCTCAACCCCGTGCTCAGCGTGGGCGATCAGCTCGGCGAAATGTTCATCGTCCACAAGGGGATGTCCAGGAAGGAAGCGAAGGCGAAGGCCGTCGAGCTGATGGACCGGGTGCGCATCCCGGCGGCCAAGGAACGGGTCGGGCAGTATCCGCACCAGTTCTCCGGCGGTATGCGCCAGCGCATCATGATCGCGATGGCGCTCGCCCTGGAGCCCTCGCTGATCATCGCGGACGAACCGACGACCGCGCTCGACGTGACCGTACAGGCGCAGGTCATGGAGCTGCTCGCGGAGTTGCAGCGCGAGCTCGGGATGGGGCTCATCCTCATCACCCACGACCTGGGCGTCGTCGCCGACGTCGCCGACAAGATCGCTGTGATGTACGCGGGCAAGATCGTGGAGACAGCACCGGTCCACCCGGTCTACAAGGCCCCCGCCCACCCGTACACCAAGGGCCTGCTCGAATCGATCCCGCGCCTGGACCAGAAGGGTCAGGAGCTGTACGCGATCAAGGGCCTGCCGCCGAACCTGATGAACATCCCGCCGGGCTGCCCCTTCAACCCGCGCTGCCCGCTGGCCCGGGACGTGTGCCGGACGGATGTGCCGCCGTTGTACGAGGTCTCGGAGGAGCGCGGGAGCGCGTGCCACTTCTGGCAGGAGGCACTCAATGGCTGA
- a CDS encoding ABC transporter ATP-binding protein: MAEPITAEAIPAVPGPAERIPVEPILEVRGLHKHYPLTRGILFKKQIGAVRAVDGVDLDLGAGETLGIVGESGCGKSTLAKMLVHLENPTAGSIRYKGEDITKLSGRALKAVRRNIQMVFQDPYTSLNPRMTVGDIIGEPYEIHPEVAPKGSRRQKVQDLLDVVGLNPEYINRYPHQFSGGQRQRIGIARGLALQPEIIVADEPVSALDVSVQAQVINLLDQLQSEFRLSYVFIAHDLSIVRHISDRVGVMYLGRIVEIGTDEQIYEHPTHPYTQALLSAVPVPDPTAREYRERILLTGDVPSPANIPSGCRFRTRCWKAQERCALEVPLLAVPAVFRDTDGPAEHDSACHFAAEMRVVPGEEGAGAAATAP; this comes from the coding sequence ATGGCTGAGCCGATCACTGCCGAGGCGATTCCCGCTGTGCCGGGTCCCGCCGAGCGGATTCCTGTCGAGCCGATTCTTGAGGTGCGAGGGCTGCACAAGCACTATCCCCTCACCCGGGGCATTCTCTTCAAGAAGCAGATCGGCGCGGTCAGGGCGGTCGACGGCGTCGATCTCGACCTGGGGGCCGGCGAGACGCTCGGCATCGTGGGGGAGTCGGGCTGCGGCAAGTCGACCCTCGCCAAGATGCTGGTGCATCTGGAGAATCCGACGGCCGGGTCGATCCGGTACAAGGGCGAGGACATCACCAAGCTGTCCGGGCGCGCGCTGAAGGCGGTACGCCGCAACATCCAGATGGTGTTCCAGGACCCGTACACGTCACTGAACCCCCGTATGACGGTGGGCGACATCATCGGTGAGCCGTACGAGATCCATCCCGAGGTGGCCCCGAAGGGCTCGCGCCGGCAGAAGGTCCAGGATCTGCTGGACGTCGTCGGGCTCAACCCGGAGTACATCAACCGCTATCCGCACCAGTTCAGCGGCGGGCAGCGGCAGCGGATCGGCATCGCGCGGGGCCTCGCCCTCCAGCCGGAGATCATCGTGGCCGACGAACCGGTGTCGGCACTGGACGTCTCCGTCCAGGCGCAGGTCATCAACCTGCTGGACCAGCTCCAGAGCGAATTCCGCCTGAGTTACGTGTTCATCGCCCACGACCTGTCGATCGTGCGGCACATCTCGGACCGGGTCGGCGTGATGTATCTGGGGCGGATCGTGGAGATCGGCACGGACGAGCAGATCTACGAGCATCCGACGCACCCGTACACGCAGGCGCTGCTGTCCGCCGTGCCGGTGCCCGACCCGACGGCGCGCGAGTACCGCGAGCGGATCCTCCTGACGGGCGACGTGCCCTCGCCCGCGAACATCCCGTCGGGCTGCCGCTTCCGTACGCGCTGCTGGAAGGCACAGGAACGGTGCGCGCTGGAGGTGCCGCTGCTGGCGGTGCCGGCGGTTTTCCGGGACACGGACGGGCCGGCGGAGCACGATTCGGCGTGCCATTTTGCGGCGGAGATGCGGGTGGTGCCGGGGGAGGAGGGGGCGGGCGCGGCCGCCACGGCGCCATAA